In Methanobrevibacter arboriphilus JCM 13429 = DSM 1125, the genomic window AAATCTAATATTTCTAATCCAAGACATAAATGAACCTATTAATATATTATTATTAGATTATTATTAATCAATCAATAATAACTAAATAATTATAGCTATTTATTGAAATCTTGGAATAAATAAATTGAATTAAGGTTAATATAATAAAAAGGTTAATATAATTAATTATAAATAAAAAAAATAAAATTATATATTAAATAAGAATTATTTAAAAATATATTTTATAAAAAATTAACCTGTAATAATACTAATATTAATAATATTAATATTAATCTACAATAATATAATTAAAATTAATAAAATTAGTTTAATAGAATTAAAATTATTTTGATAAAAAATATTTTGTTACGATTTTTAAGATAATTTTAGCTATTAGTTCTAGCTATTATTTATTATTTTTTCTTAATTTTAACAATATCTCCAAGAGTTGGTCCACCTGAAGATACATTTTTAAAATCTTCTAACTCCATATCAGATATTTTTTCAATTAAAGTTATATTCAATATTTTTTCTAATTTTTTAGCTAATTTTATATCTGGAACCATTTTTCCTGATTCAATTCTATTTATAACAGAAACTTTTTCATAAATTTTTTCACCAAGCTCTTCTCTTGAAAAACCTTTCTTTTCACGACCTTCTCGGACTATTGATTGAAAATCTTCAACTAACTCTTCAGTAGGTTCATCAAGTGAATACATTGGTCTAGGAGATCTAGTGCTTTTACCAGTTCTATTAGTTCCACTCATTTTGCTCTTATTGAGAATGTTTTTTGGTTTTGGAGGTTCCTTTTGAATTATACCAAATTTAGAGCAATCTGAGCAAACTTCCATAATAGAACCATCAATTTTTGTTTTTTTTGACTTACCTTCTTCTATGGGTTGTCCACAAATTTCGCATCTCATGTTTAATAATATATTTTAATTATTTTTATATTTTACCTATTATCAAATTATTATTATCTTCATAATTATTTTCATAATTTTTATAATTTTTCAGATATTATCTTAATAGTTTTTTCATAATTATTTTCATAATTGTTTTTAAAATTATTTTCAAAATTTTAGCATATTTTATATTTATAGTATTAAAAATCCCAAAATTTAAATATCATTAAAGACAATTTCTATATATACAAATTAAATTTAAAATTTATATAATGTCAAATATTCTAATATAGTTTTTAATATATTATGATTTAAAAAATTGAATATATAAATAAATATAATTAAAAATAAATATAATTAAATTAAATATAGTTAAAATAAATATAAGTTAAATAAAATAGATTTTTTTTTTATTCTAAATTGAAATTATATGATTTTTAACCTATAACTATTGTATGGGTTTTAATCTTTTAATATTATTTAATATGCAGTATTGTCTTTATTTACAATACATTTTTTATTTATAGGTATTTTTTATTTATAATGCATTTTTAGTATTATTGTTGAATATTATTAATAGTTGAATATTATTAATTATTAATAGGATTTGACTATAATATTATTATTAATTATATTATTTTATAAATAATTATAAATATTGTTTTATACATATTATATATTATAAAAAATTTTTTATAAATTTATATATTTTAAATTTTATAAATATAAAATTTCTAATTAAAAGATTTCTAATTGATATATTTCTAATTAAGAGATTTCTAATTAAGAAATTTTTAATCAAGTTTATATTTATGTAATAATCATATTATTATATTTGAATATTATGTTTATATCCTAAATTACTAAATGAATTTATAGGAGTGTTCTAAGAAAATGGAAAATTCCCAATCTCTTTTAAATAAGATTGAAGATCTTAAAAAAGAAGTAAGAATATTAAAAGAAGAAAATACGAAAACTAAAAGGAATCTAATGTGGAAAGTTAGGAAACTTGAAAAAGATAAAGTTCTAACTGAAAATGAAAAGATTCGACTTGAAAGAGAAACAAAATCCCTTAGAGGAGAAGTTGAAAGATTCAGATCTCCTCCATTAGTCTTGGCTACTATTATGGAAATTCTTGATGATACTAGAATGACTGTAAAAAGTAGTACTGGTCCTCACTTTGTTATTAATTATTCAAAATTTTTAGATGAAAAGTTACTTGTCCCAGGTTCAAGAGTGGCTTTAAATCAGCAAACTTTTAGTGTTG contains:
- a CDS encoding multiprotein bridging factor aMBF1 translates to MRCEICGQPIEEGKSKKTKIDGSIMEVCSDCSKFGIIQKEPPKPKNILNKSKMSGTNRTGKSTRSPRPMYSLDEPTEELVEDFQSIVREGREKKGFSREELGEKIYEKVSVINRIESGKMVPDIKLAKKLEKILNITLIEKISDMELEDFKNVSSGGPTLGDIVKIKKK